Proteins from one Ipomoea triloba cultivar NCNSP0323 chromosome 1, ASM357664v1 genomic window:
- the LOC116016048 gene encoding phytochrome B: MASGSRSKNVQQNQAQSSGTSNVNYRDSVSKAVAQYTVDARLHAVFEQSGESGKSFDYSQSVKTITQSVPEKQITAYLSKIQRGGHIQPFGCMIAVDEPSFRVIGYSENAREMLGLTPQSVPSLERPEILAIGTDVRTLFTPSSSVLLERAFGAREITLLNPIWIHSKNSGKPFYAILHRIDVGIVIDLEPARTEDPALSIAGAVQSQKLAVRAISHLQSLPGGDIKLLCDTVVESVRELTGYDRVMVYKFHEDEHGEVVAESKRPDLEPYIGLHYPATDIPQASRFLFKQNRVRMIVDCNATPVQVIQDESLMQPLCLVGSTLRAPHGCHAQYMANMGSIASLTLAVVINGSDEEAVGGRNSMRLWGLVVGHHTSARCIPFPLRYACEFLMQAFGLQLNMELQLASQLSEKHVLRTQTLLCDMLLRDAPTGIITQSPSIMDLVKCDGAALYYQGKYYPLGVTPNEAQIKEIVDWLLTYHGDSTGLSTDSLGDAGYPGAASLGDAVCGMAVAYITSRDFLFWFRSHTAKEIKWGGAKHHPEDKDDGQRMHPRSSFKAFLEVVKSRSLLWENAEMDAIHSLQLILRDSFKDAEASNSKAVVRAPPGELELQGMDELSSVAREMVRLIETATAPIFAVDVEGRINGWNAKVAELVGLSVEEAMGKLLIQDLVHKESQETTEKLLFNALRGEEDKNVEIKLRTFGTEEDKKAIFLVVNACSSKDYTNNIVGVCFVGQDVTGQKIVMDKFIHIQGDYKAIVHSPNPLIPPIFASDENTSCSEWNTAMEKLTGWSRGETIGKLLVGEVFGSCCRLRGPDAMTKFMIILHNAIGGQDTDRFPFSFFDRNGKYVQALLTANKRANIDGQIIGAFCFLQIASPELQQALKIQRQQENKCFSRMKELAYICQEIKNPLNGIRFTNSLLEATDLTEDQKQFLETSAACEKQMSKIIMDVDLENIEDGSLELEKEDFFLGRIIDAIVSQVMSLLRERGLQLIRDIPEEIKTLAVNGDQVRIQQVLADFLLNMARHAPVPGGWVEIQVRPSLKQVSDGTNVVHTEFRIMCPGEGLPPELVQDMFHSSRWVSQEGLGLSMCRKVVKLMNGEVQYIRESERCYFLIILELPIPRRGSKSIIIG, encoded by the exons atgGCGTCAGGGAGCAGGTCCAAAAACGTGCAGCAAAATCAAGCTCAATCTTCGGGTACAAGTAATGTTAATTATCGCGATTCAGTGAGCAAAGCTGTTGCGCAGTACACTGTGGATGCTAGGTTGCACGCTGTTTTCGAGCAGTCGGGCGAGTCTGGCAAGTCTTTCGATTACTCCCAATCTGTGAAGACTATTACTCAGAGCGTTCCCGAGAAGCAAATCACCGCCTACTTGTCCAAAATTCAGAGAGGGGGTCACATTCAACCCTTTGGGTGTATGATTGCGGTGGACGAGCCTAGTTTTCGGGTAATTGGCTATAGCGAGAATGCCCGCGAAATGCTTGGTTTAACGCCCCAGTCAGTTCCCAGCCTCGAGAGGCCTGAAATCCTCGCGATTGGGACGGATGTGAGGACCCTTTTTACGCCCTCCAGCTCCGTTTTGCTTGAACGCGCCTTTGGGGcgcgagagatcaccttgctcaACCCAATTTGGATTCATTCTAAGAATTCCGGCAAGCCCTTTTACGCCATTTTGCATAGGATTGATGTTGGAATTGTGATTGACTTGGAGCCTGCTAGGACTGAGGACCCTGCATTGTCTATTGCTGGCGCTGTTCAGTCTCAGAAGCTCGCTGTGAGGGCAATTTCCCACTTGCAGTCACTTCCCGGCGGGGATATTAAGCTTTTGTGTGATACTGTGGTTGAGAGTGTGAGGGAGCTAACCGGGTATGATCGAGTCATGGTGTATAAGTTTCATGAGGATGAGCATGGGGAGGTTGTGGCCGAGAGCAAAAGGCCAGATTTAGAGCCCTATATTGGATTACACTATCCTGCCACTGACATTCCTCAAGCTTCCAGGTTTTTGTTTAAACAGAATAGGGTTAGGATGATAGTTGATTGCAATGCCACTCCGGTGCAGGTTATTCAGGATGAATCACTGATGCAACCACTGTGTTTAGTTGGATCAACCCTTCGTGCTCCTCATGGCTGCCATGCACAGTACATGGCCAATATGGGCTCCATTGCTTCGTTAACACTTGCAGTTGTTATTAATGGTAGTGATGAGGAAGCTGTAGGAGGGAGAAACTCAATGAGGCTATGGGGGTTGGTTGTTGGGCATCACACTTCTGCCCGGTGCATCCCTTTCCCCCTCCGTTATGCATGTGAATTTCTTATGCAGGCATTTGGTCTGCAGTTGAACATGGAACTGCAATTGGCATCACAATTGTCTGAGAAGCATGTCCTAAGGACGCAAACGCTTTTGTGTGACATGCTTTTGCGAGATGCCCCGACTGGCATTATTACCCAGAGCCCCAGCATTATGGACCTTGTCAAATGTGATGGAGCTGCACTATACTACCAAGGGAAATATTATCCTTTAGGTGTGACACCTAATGAAGCCCAGATAAAGGAAATAGTTGACTGGCTATTGACTTACCATGGTGACTCAACTGGGTTGAGCACAGATAGTTTAGGTGATGCAGGGTATCCTGGTGCAGCTTCACTCGGTGATGCAGTTTGTGGGATGGCAGTTGCTTATATAACTTCAAGAGATTTCTTGTTCTGGTTCCGGTCTCACACTGCAAAAGAGATTAAGTGGGGTGGTGCTAAGCATCATCCAGAGGACAAAGATGATGGTCAGAGGATGCATCCGCGTTCTTCGTTCAAGGCATTTTTGGAAGTTGTTAAGAGTCGCAGTTTGCTTTGGGAGAATGCTGAAATGGATGCAATTCACTCTTTGCAGCTTATCCTACGTGATTCATTTAAGGATGCTGAGGCAAGCAATTCTAAGGCTGTTGTGCGTGCTCCGCCTGGAGAATTGGAGTTGCAAGGAATGGATGAACTGAGTTCTGTTGCTAGAGAAATGGTTAGATTGATAGAGACTGCTACAGCTCCCATATTTGCTGTAGATGTTGAAGGGCGCATAAATGGGTGGAATGCAAAAGTTGCTGAGTTGGTGGGCTTGTCGGTTGAAGAAGCTATGGGAAAGTTGTTGATTCAAGATTTAGTTCACAAGGAATCACAAGAAACTACCGAGAAGCTTCTGTTTAATGCTTTAAGAG GTGAAGAAGATAAGAACGTAGAGATAAAGTTGAGAACATTTGGCACTGAGGAAGATAAGAAGGCTATTTTTTTAGTAGTCAATGCATGTTCTAGCAAGGActatacaaataatattgttGGTGTCTGCTTTGTTGGTCAAGATGTTACAGGACAGAAAATTGTAATGGACAAATTTATTCACATACAAGGCGATTACAAGGCTATTGTACACAGTCCCAATCCTCTGATCCCTCCCATATTTGCTTCAGATGAGAACACATCCTGCTCTGAGTGGAATACTGCCATGGAAAAGCTTACTGGGTGGAGCAGGGGTGAAACGATTGGCAAGTTGCTAGTTGGTGAGGTTTTTGGAAGCTGCTGCAGGCTCAGGGGTCCAGATGCCATGACTAAATTTATGATCATATTGCATAATGCAATTGGAGGCCAAGACACAGACAGgtttccattttcatttttcgACCGAAATGGAAAGTACGTGCAAGCTCTCTTGACGGCAAATAAGAGAGCAAATATAGATGGACAGATTATTGGAGCCTTCTGCTTCTTGCAGATTGCCAGTCCTGAATTGCAGCAAGCTCTCAAAATCCAGAGGCAGCAGGAAAATAAATGCTTTTCGAGAATGAAAGAGTTGGCTTACATCtgtcaagaaattaaaaatcCACTGAATGGCATACGCTTTACAAATTCATTATTGGAGGCAACAGATTTGACAGAAGACCAGAAGCAGTTCCTGGAGACTAGTGCTGCTTGCGAGAAACAAATGTCAAAGATTATAATGGATGTTGATCTGGAAAACATTGAAGATGG TTCACTTGAGCTGGAGAAAGAAGATTTTTTTCTTGGGAGGATAATAGATGCTATTGTTAGCCAAGTAATGTCGTTGCTGAGAGAAAGAGGTCTCCAACTTATCCGGGATATTCCAGAAGAAATTAAGACACTGGCTGTGAATGGCGATCAAGTGAGAATTCAGCAGGTGCTGGCAGATTTTTTGCTAAACATGGCACGCCATGCACCAGTTCCAGGAGGATGGGTAGAAATCCAAGTTCGCCCTAGTTTGAAGCAAGTTTCTGATGGCACAAATGTTGTGCATACTGAATTCAG GATAATGTGCCCGGGTGAAGGTCTTCCTCCCGAATTGGTGCAAGACATGTTCCACAGCAGTCGATGGGTGAGTCAAGAAGGACTAGGGCTGAGCATGTGCAGGAAAGTAGTAAAGCTTATGAACGGGGAAGTCCAATATATCAGAGAATCAGAAAGATGTTACTTCCTGATCATCCTTGAGCTACCAATCCCCCGAAGAGGTTCAAAGAGTATTATTATTGGCTAG